Proteins encoded together in one Corynebacterium liangguodongii window:
- the leuS gene encoding leucine--tRNA ligase gives MTTEGPAHRYTAALANEIEAKWQSYWRDNGTFNAPNPVGDLATGGELPEDKLNVQDMFPYPSGAGLHVGHPLGYIATDVFARYNRMLGKNVLHTLGYDAFGLPAEQYAIQTGTHPRTTTEANIANMTRQLDSLGLGHDRRRAVATTDPEFYRWTQWIFLQIYNAWFDEEQQKARPIEDLVRDLITGARTTKDGRNFRDLTTAEKHAAIDEFRLVYLSDSMVNWCPGLGTVLANEEVTAEGRSERGNYPVFRKRLRQWMMRITAYSDRLLDDLDLLDWPEKVKSMQRNWIGRSRGAQVKFASDAGDIEVFTTRPDTLFGASYVVLAPEHELVDALTAPAYTEDVNPAWTNGQDTPAEAVAAYKRTIAAKSDVERQENKEKTGVFLGSFAVNPVNGEKVPVFIADYVLTGYGTGAIMAVPAHDERDYEFASVFNLPIVPVLDSDVSEAAFTGDAPHVNSANDAGLDLDGKGKEEAIEASISWLVAHGYGEEKIQYKLRDWLFARQRYWGEPFPIVYDENGQAHSLPEDMLPVELPQVEDYNPVSFNPDDADSEPAPPLAKARDWVEVTLDLGEGEKTYYRDTNVMPQWAGSSWYQLRYIDPTNSQEFCALDNERYWTGPRGENDPGGVDLYVGGVEHAVLHLLYARFWHKVLFDLGFVTSREPYRRLFNQGYIQAYAYTDSRGVYVPAAEVEERDGKFLYQGQEVNREYGKMGKSLKNAVAPDEICRDFGADTLRVYEMSMGPLDTSRPWATKDVVGAHRFLQRLWRLVVDEATGALRVEDAELTAEDAKALHRTIAGVREDYDNLRDNTVVAKLIEYVNYLTKTYDGPVPRAAVVPLVQMVSPLAPHIAEELWERLGGGTTITFEPFPTFDEALLVDDTVEVPVQINGKVKARIDVPTDADKDAVEALALADPRVAELIEGKTVVKTIVVPGRMVNLVVK, from the coding sequence ATGACTACTGAGGGACCCGCGCACCGCTACACCGCCGCCCTGGCGAACGAGATCGAGGCCAAGTGGCAGAGCTACTGGCGCGACAACGGCACCTTCAACGCGCCGAACCCGGTGGGTGACCTCGCTACGGGCGGGGAGCTGCCGGAAGATAAGCTCAACGTCCAGGACATGTTCCCCTACCCCTCCGGCGCAGGCCTGCACGTGGGCCACCCGCTGGGCTACATCGCCACGGACGTCTTCGCCCGCTACAACCGCATGCTGGGCAAGAACGTTTTGCATACGCTCGGCTACGACGCGTTCGGCCTGCCCGCCGAGCAGTACGCGATTCAGACCGGTACCCACCCGCGGACCACGACAGAGGCGAACATCGCCAACATGACCCGCCAGCTCGACTCACTCGGCCTGGGGCACGACCGCCGCCGCGCCGTGGCCACCACCGATCCGGAGTTCTACCGCTGGACGCAATGGATCTTCCTGCAGATTTACAACGCCTGGTTCGATGAGGAGCAGCAGAAGGCCCGCCCGATCGAGGACCTCGTGCGCGATTTGATCACGGGCGCGCGCACCACCAAGGACGGCCGCAACTTCCGGGACCTGACCACCGCGGAAAAGCACGCTGCGATCGATGAGTTCCGCCTCGTCTACCTCTCCGACTCCATGGTCAACTGGTGCCCGGGTCTGGGCACTGTGCTGGCCAACGAGGAGGTCACCGCTGAGGGCCGCTCGGAGCGGGGCAACTACCCGGTCTTCCGCAAGCGGTTGCGCCAGTGGATGATGCGGATCACCGCCTACTCCGATCGCCTGCTCGACGACCTCGACCTGCTCGATTGGCCCGAGAAGGTCAAGTCCATGCAGCGCAACTGGATCGGCCGCTCCCGCGGTGCCCAGGTGAAGTTCGCCTCCGACGCCGGCGACATCGAGGTCTTCACCACCCGCCCCGACACCCTTTTCGGCGCGAGCTACGTCGTGCTTGCACCCGAGCACGAGCTTGTCGACGCCCTGACAGCCCCCGCCTACACAGAAGACGTCAACCCCGCCTGGACCAACGGCCAGGACACCCCGGCCGAGGCGGTGGCCGCCTACAAGCGGACGATCGCCGCGAAGTCGGACGTGGAGCGCCAGGAAAACAAGGAAAAGACCGGCGTCTTCCTCGGTTCCTTCGCCGTAAACCCCGTCAACGGCGAGAAGGTCCCGGTCTTCATCGCCGACTACGTGCTCACCGGCTACGGCACCGGCGCGATCATGGCCGTGCCGGCTCACGACGAGCGCGACTACGAGTTCGCCAGCGTGTTCAACCTTCCCATCGTGCCCGTGCTCGACTCCGACGTGAGCGAGGCGGCGTTTACGGGCGACGCCCCGCACGTCAACTCCGCCAACGACGCCGGGCTGGACCTCGACGGTAAGGGCAAGGAGGAGGCTATCGAGGCGTCGATAAGCTGGCTCGTCGCCCACGGCTACGGCGAGGAAAAAATCCAGTACAAGCTGCGCGATTGGCTGTTTGCGCGCCAGCGCTACTGGGGCGAGCCCTTCCCCATCGTCTACGACGAGAACGGTCAGGCGCACTCCCTGCCCGAGGACATGCTGCCCGTGGAGCTGCCGCAGGTGGAGGACTACAACCCGGTCTCCTTCAACCCCGACGACGCCGACTCCGAGCCCGCTCCCCCGCTGGCGAAGGCGAGAGACTGGGTGGAGGTCACCCTTGACCTCGGGGAGGGCGAGAAGACCTACTACCGCGACACCAACGTGATGCCGCAGTGGGCCGGTTCCTCCTGGTACCAGCTGCGCTACATCGACCCGACGAACTCGCAGGAGTTCTGCGCGCTGGACAACGAGCGCTACTGGACGGGCCCGCGCGGCGAGAACGACCCGGGCGGGGTGGATCTCTACGTCGGCGGCGTCGAGCACGCCGTGCTCCACCTGCTCTACGCGCGATTCTGGCACAAGGTGCTCTTCGACCTCGGCTTTGTCACCTCCCGCGAGCCCTACCGGCGCCTGTTTAACCAGGGCTACATCCAGGCCTACGCGTATACCGATTCCCGCGGCGTCTACGTCCCGGCCGCCGAGGTGGAAGAGCGCGACGGAAAGTTCCTCTACCAGGGACAAGAGGTCAACCGCGAGTACGGCAAGATGGGCAAGTCGCTCAAGAACGCCGTTGCCCCGGATGAGATCTGCCGTGACTTCGGCGCCGACACCCTGCGCGTCTACGAGATGTCGATGGGCCCGCTGGACACCTCGCGCCCCTGGGCGACCAAGGACGTCGTCGGCGCCCACCGCTTCCTGCAGCGCCTGTGGCGCCTCGTGGTCGACGAGGCCACCGGCGCGCTGCGCGTCGAGGACGCCGAGCTGACCGCCGAGGATGCCAAGGCCCTGCATCGCACCATTGCCGGCGTGCGCGAGGACTACGACAACCTGCGCGATAACACCGTGGTGGCCAAGCTCATCGAGTACGTCAACTACCTGACCAAGACCTACGACGGCCCGGTGCCGCGCGCCGCCGTCGTCCCGCTGGTCCAGATGGTCTCCCCGCTCGCCCCGCACATCGCTGAGGAGCTGTGGGAGCGGCTCGGAGGCGGCACCACGATCACGTTCGAGCCGTTCCCCACCTTCGACGAGGCGCTGCTTGTCGACGACACCGTCGAGGTCCCCGTCCAGATCAACGGCAAGGTCAAGGCCCGCATCGACGTTCCCACTGACGCCGACAAGGACGCCGTCGAGGCACTCGCCCTCGCCGATCCCAGGGTCGCCGAACTGATCGAGGGCAAAACCGTGGTCAAGACCATCGTCGTGCCGGGCCGTATGGTCAACCTGGTGGTGAAGTAG
- a CDS encoding amino acid permease, with the protein MASARHHTPVPRGSSPHEAAPLPALHSAEHLRQSREEFHLDNLTPADVDHIRLNRRGSAPNGTFLSWVITLFGTAVGAGILFLPLNAGSFGFWPLVIATALIGPLVFFSHRMYARIVSASPVKGLDVLQVVTALSGRKRGVVTAVMYWLAIYPTVLIYAISMTNTMESFLVNQIGLAQVNRVLLAIACVGLLTGAFALGKKATLWFANILVYPLIVALAGVSFYLVPRWDLASFRSYESATPLWQSLLLILPVLVFSFSHMAAVSQFALDVQKAKKGDVAATERQVSRIELITTALLVAFTMFFVWSCTLALGAKGLEEAAAQNLPVLSYFANVTNTPFMAVITPVVAICAIASSFFGHLLGTEEGTTYLVRVIAPRATQGVSDRVLRYGVIAFVFVTGVLVAVLNPSILDLISVIGGIFMTFLVYLVPFLLFRKAKAFAHYAHRPDALFVGFMGAVIMAVSVWEMFR; encoded by the coding sequence ATGGCCTCCGCGCGCCACCACACCCCTGTTCCCCGCGGCTCGAGCCCGCACGAGGCGGCGCCGCTACCTGCGCTCCACAGCGCGGAGCACTTAAGGCAGTCGCGCGAGGAATTCCACCTGGATAACCTCACGCCCGCGGATGTTGACCACATCCGGCTCAACCGTAGGGGCTCGGCGCCCAACGGCACTTTTTTGTCGTGGGTGATCACGCTGTTCGGCACCGCGGTCGGCGCGGGCATTCTCTTCCTCCCGCTCAACGCCGGCAGCTTCGGGTTCTGGCCGCTCGTCATCGCGACCGCCCTTATCGGACCGCTGGTGTTTTTCTCCCACCGCATGTACGCGCGCATCGTCAGCGCCTCGCCGGTGAAGGGCCTCGACGTGCTTCAGGTGGTCACCGCATTGTCGGGGCGCAAGCGGGGCGTGGTCACCGCGGTGATGTACTGGCTGGCCATCTACCCCACGGTGCTGATCTACGCGATCTCGATGACCAACACGATGGAGAGCTTCCTGGTCAACCAAATCGGCCTGGCCCAGGTCAACCGGGTTCTTTTGGCCATCGCGTGCGTGGGGTTGCTCACCGGCGCATTCGCCCTGGGCAAGAAGGCCACCTTGTGGTTTGCCAACATTCTCGTCTACCCGCTCATTGTGGCGCTGGCAGGCGTGTCGTTCTACCTCGTCCCCCGGTGGGACCTGGCAAGCTTCCGCTCCTATGAGTCGGCGACCCCGCTGTGGCAGTCCCTGCTATTGATTCTGCCGGTGCTCGTGTTCTCCTTCAGCCACATGGCGGCGGTCTCGCAATTCGCCCTCGACGTGCAAAAAGCGAAGAAGGGTGACGTCGCCGCCACCGAGAGGCAGGTCTCCCGCATCGAACTGATCACCACCGCGCTGCTCGTGGCGTTTACGATGTTCTTCGTCTGGTCCTGCACGCTCGCGCTCGGCGCGAAGGGGTTGGAGGAGGCCGCCGCCCAGAACCTGCCGGTGCTCAGCTACTTCGCCAACGTCACTAACACCCCGTTCATGGCGGTGATCACCCCGGTCGTCGCCATCTGCGCGATCGCCTCGTCCTTCTTCGGCCACCTCCTGGGCACGGAGGAGGGCACGACCTACCTGGTCCGCGTGATCGCCCCGAGGGCGACGCAGGGGGTCAGCGACCGCGTCTTGCGCTACGGGGTCATCGCGTTCGTCTTCGTCACCGGCGTTCTGGTTGCGGTGCTCAACCCGTCGATCCTCGATCTCATCTCCGTTATCGGCGGCATCTTTATGACGTTCCTGGTCTACCTGGTTCCGTTCCTGCTCTTCCGCAAGGCCAAGGCGTTCGCGCACTACGCTCACCGCCCCGACGCGCTCTTCGTCGGCTTCATGGGCGCGGTGATCATGGCTGTGTCGGTGTGGGAGATGTTCCGGTAG
- a CDS encoding CPBP family glutamic-type intramembrane protease, producing the protein MTPLSRLKPTRVMGWWDLAALTAIFFGPAMGASLRSTCEVDNVVAPTVPEFSAAANWGALLHQALLAAVAAAYLCGRRITLTPWSLRPSWRGAALGIGLYAFIGLVFDLSYSLYGGLVGFPEGAEDAAEQPGPDASLLAYSALNSVYEEVFFLVVCLSLPGRWRAQAVAYSLAVRFAIHTYQGLLNAALIGLVSGSLFLAFTRLASSKTGFVGQWIFPAVVAHALADVFGAGLLSLLFPAAQPAAENYPGAHE; encoded by the coding sequence GTGACGCCGCTGAGCAGACTGAAACCAACCAGGGTCATGGGGTGGTGGGACCTCGCCGCGCTGACCGCTATTTTCTTCGGCCCGGCGATGGGGGCGTCGCTACGCAGCACGTGCGAGGTGGACAACGTAGTTGCGCCCACCGTGCCCGAGTTTTCCGCCGCCGCTAACTGGGGTGCCCTCCTCCACCAAGCACTCCTGGCCGCCGTCGCTGCCGCCTACCTGTGCGGGCGCCGCATCACGCTCACGCCCTGGAGCCTGCGCCCGAGCTGGAGGGGCGCTGCGCTCGGCATCGGCCTTTACGCCTTTATAGGGCTCGTCTTCGACCTCTCCTACTCGCTCTACGGCGGGCTTGTTGGTTTTCCAGAGGGCGCCGAGGACGCGGCCGAGCAGCCGGGCCCTGACGCCTCGCTGCTGGCCTATTCGGCGCTCAATAGCGTCTACGAGGAGGTTTTCTTCCTCGTCGTGTGCCTCTCCCTTCCAGGGCGCTGGCGCGCCCAGGCGGTGGCGTATTCGTTGGCGGTGCGCTTTGCCATCCACACCTACCAGGGGCTGCTCAACGCCGCGCTCATTGGGCTTGTCTCCGGCTCGCTTTTCCTCGCATTCACGCGGCTCGCGAGTTCCAAGACGGGCTTCGTCGGCCAGTGGATCTTCCCCGCCGTTGTCGCGCACGCGCTTGCCGACGTCTTCGGAGCCGGGCTGCTCAGCCTGCTCTTCCCCGCGGCACAACCCGCGGCCGAGAACTACCCTGGCGCCCATGAGTAG